One Methanohalophilus mahii DSM 5219 genomic window carries:
- a CDS encoding CBS domain-containing protein produces MELTPIQKEILIALINLQRQKDSAVKGEEIADLIDRNPGTVRNQMQSLKMLGLVEGVPGPKGGYRATGTAYEALCVTSMEHEAIVPIYRNGELVQGATAAEIIFTTVRHPELCNGRIKVIGNVRNFLEGDQVQVGPTPVNRLTVRGEIVGRDDTENSLLFSINEMVSLPKKSVKHYITHQPIYVSVNSTIQEAARILVSNNIHGAPVEDNGKMVGIVTFTDIGEALASGKMTLKVKDIMTKELITINGNSSLSDAVQIFNKYDIGRLVVTLNDEPAGLLSKTDVLHELAVY; encoded by the coding sequence ATGGAACTTACTCCAATTCAGAAAGAAATACTAATTGCATTGATAAACTTACAACGTCAGAAAGATTCGGCTGTTAAAGGGGAAGAGATCGCCGATCTGATTGACCGTAATCCAGGAACTGTCCGCAACCAGATGCAGTCTCTGAAAATGCTCGGACTCGTAGAAGGAGTACCTGGTCCAAAAGGAGGGTACCGTGCCACAGGTACCGCCTATGAAGCTCTTTGTGTCACATCCATGGAACATGAAGCAATTGTGCCCATCTATCGTAACGGGGAACTTGTACAGGGAGCTACAGCTGCTGAGATTATATTCACAACTGTCAGGCATCCCGAACTTTGCAATGGCAGAATCAAAGTAATAGGCAATGTACGCAATTTCCTCGAAGGAGATCAGGTACAGGTAGGCCCGACACCTGTAAACAGGCTGACAGTCCGCGGGGAAATTGTAGGCAGGGATGATACTGAAAATTCCCTTCTTTTCTCAATAAACGAAATGGTTTCACTACCCAAAAAATCCGTCAAACATTACATAACTCACCAGCCAATTTATGTGAGTGTTAATTCAACCATCCAGGAGGCTGCTCGTATACTGGTAAGCAACAATATACATGGTGCACCTGTGGAAGATAACGGTAAGATGGTCGGGATTGTGACGTTCACAGACATCGGAGAAGCTCTTGCGAGCGGAAAAATGACCCTTAAAGTCAAAGACATTATGACAAAGGAACTGATCACCATTAACGGAAATTCTTCTCTCAGTGATGCAGTCCAGATTTTCAATAAGTACGATATCGGAAGACTTGTGGTAACACTCAACGACGAGCCAGCAGGCCTGTTATCAAAAACCGATGTACTCCACGAACTTGCCGTTTACTGA
- a CDS encoding pyridoxal phosphate-dependent aminotransferase yields the protein MFAGKFSQRVHEIDISGIRKIFEAAGSDAINLGLGQPDFDTPEHVKKGAIDAINEGFTGYTLGPGTIELREALSKKFREENSIATTPDDIIVTSGASEGLEIALASLVNQGDEVLLADPGFVSYSSLTGIMGGKSIGVPLSDDLRMQPEDVMEKITSKTKAFIVNSPSNPTGAVQTEKDMKGFAEIADDYNLALISDEVYEHFIYEGEHVSPARYSDNVITVNATSKTYAMTGWRLGYVTASSEYIQQMLKVHQYVQACACSISQRAALEAIQGPLDPVVHMREEFKKRRDVLLEGLNDMGIKCHKPAGAFYAFPEVEPEYAQQLISKGVVVVPGEAFGEGGTGHMRISYATSMQNIKKAMEIMKETL from the coding sequence ATGTTTGCCGGGAAATTCTCGCAGAGAGTACATGAAATTGATATATCCGGCATCCGCAAGATATTCGAAGCGGCCGGATCGGATGCCATCAATCTGGGATTGGGCCAGCCGGATTTCGACACACCCGAACATGTCAAAAAGGGTGCAATCGATGCCATAAACGAAGGATTTACAGGCTATACCCTTGGACCCGGCACCATAGAACTCAGGGAGGCACTGAGCAAAAAGTTCCGGGAAGAAAATTCAATTGCAACCACACCAGATGATATAATCGTAACATCCGGTGCCTCAGAGGGCCTGGAAATCGCACTTGCATCATTGGTAAACCAGGGTGATGAAGTTCTTCTTGCAGATCCTGGTTTCGTATCATATTCATCCCTTACAGGAATCATGGGAGGGAAAAGTATCGGTGTGCCCCTGTCCGATGACCTGAGAATGCAACCTGAAGATGTGATGGAAAAGATCACATCAAAAACCAAAGCTTTTATCGTGAATTCCCCCTCCAACCCCACAGGAGCGGTCCAGACGGAAAAGGACATGAAAGGTTTTGCCGAGATTGCAGATGATTACAACCTGGCACTGATTTCTGATGAGGTCTATGAACATTTCATCTATGAAGGAGAACATGTCAGTCCTGCCCGGTATTCTGATAATGTAATTACCGTGAATGCAACTTCAAAGACCTATGCGATGACCGGCTGGAGACTGGGATACGTAACCGCTTCTTCAGAATATATCCAGCAAATGTTAAAAGTTCATCAATATGTACAGGCATGTGCATGTTCCATATCCCAGAGGGCTGCCCTTGAGGCCATTCAGGGACCACTTGACCCGGTTGTACATATGCGCGAAGAATTCAAAAAGCGCAGGGATGTTCTCCTAGAAGGGCTCAATGATATGGGTATCAAATGCCACAAGCCCGCGGGTGCATTTTATGCATTCCCCGAAGTCGAACCTGAATACGCCCAGCAACTTATCTCAAAAGGAGTGGTGGTTGTGCCGGGTGAAGCATTCGGCGAAGGTGGTACAGGGCATATGCGAATATCATATGCCACCTCCATGCAAAACATAAAAAAAGCAATGGAAATTATGAAAGAGACACTTTAA
- the hxlB gene encoding 6-phospho-3-hexuloisomerase yields the protein MNTCNECEHLTLSMELMADHIKNIAQRLDKESIKKTIEYIMDADSIFIMGAGRSGLVGKAFAMRLMHLGFKSYVVGESTTPAVHKNDVVIAISGSGETRSVSDLGRIAKDIGATLITVTSNRDSTLGHISDATLEIHGRSKEDAGGYLERHMRGEYSHLTPLGTSFEISSLVFLDALVAELIFITGASEADLKSRHTKLE from the coding sequence ATGAATACCTGTAATGAATGTGAACACCTCACATTATCCATGGAATTGATGGCCGACCACATAAAGAACATAGCACAGAGGCTTGACAAGGAAAGTATCAAAAAAACCATTGAGTATATAATGGATGCAGATTCCATTTTTATAATGGGAGCGGGGAGATCCGGCCTTGTTGGGAAAGCTTTTGCCATGCGCCTTATGCACCTGGGATTTAAAAGTTATGTCGTAGGAGAATCCACAACCCCTGCGGTACACAAAAACGATGTAGTAATTGCCATATCCGGATCAGGTGAAACACGTTCAGTATCCGACCTGGGAAGAATTGCAAAGGATATAGGAGCAACCCTGATAACAGTAACCTCCAACAGGGATTCCACACTTGGCCATATATCAGATGCAACCCTGGAAATACATGGACGCAGCAAGGAAGATGCCGGTGGCTACCTTGAAAGACATATGAGAGGAGAATATTCCCACCTCACACCCCTGGGCACCTCTTTTGAAATTTCTTCCCTTGTATTCCTTGATGCCCTTGTTGCAGAATTGATCTTTATCACAGGTGCATCAGAAGCTGACCTTAAATCGCGCCACACCAAACTGGAGTGA
- a CDS encoding NOG1 family protein yields the protein MIFEKISTVPTEDELVDKAFRRASRANAGKERKGREAALKADESMVLTAGNILTDNLSNIVRRFPSFETIPPFYYELAQILVDVDRMRQSLSRLDWASYKIHDLSREYVQKMRGASSSPQVRKEAFGRMASVISSIKKDLLYLNEARNKLRKLPDVREEPTIVVAGYPNVGKSSFVAAVTDARPEVASYPFTTKGVTIGHFMRGYNRYQVIDTPGLLDRPMSDRNEVEMQAITALKYLDAVVIFILDPSETCGYEISQQVKLLDDVRNNFGLPVLVAANKLDLFENNTVKVDIEMSTLSGEGIDEALSLLLERLEE from the coding sequence ATGATATTTGAGAAGATTAGTACAGTACCTACAGAAGATGAACTTGTGGACAAGGCTTTCAGGCGGGCCAGTCGTGCAAATGCAGGTAAGGAGAGAAAAGGTAGGGAGGCTGCTCTGAAAGCAGATGAATCAATGGTACTTACTGCAGGTAACATCCTGACTGATAATCTCTCCAACATTGTGAGGAGGTTTCCCAGTTTTGAAACCATCCCTCCTTTTTATTATGAACTGGCCCAGATTCTTGTGGATGTCGACAGGATGAGGCAATCCTTATCGCGGCTTGACTGGGCATCCTATAAGATCCATGATCTCTCCAGGGAATATGTCCAGAAAATGAGGGGTGCCTCTTCATCACCACAGGTGAGAAAAGAAGCTTTTGGCAGGATGGCTTCTGTCATTTCATCCATAAAGAAGGACCTTTTATATCTGAATGAAGCCCGAAACAAGCTTCGCAAGTTGCCGGATGTGAGGGAAGAACCCACAATAGTTGTGGCCGGGTATCCCAATGTGGGTAAGTCGAGTTTTGTGGCTGCTGTCACCGATGCAAGACCGGAGGTTGCTTCGTATCCCTTTACAACCAAGGGTGTTACGATTGGTCACTTTATGCGAGGGTATAACCGCTATCAGGTAATTGACACTCCCGGTCTGCTCGATCGCCCGATGTCGGATCGCAACGAAGTGGAAATGCAGGCTATTACTGCTCTGAAATATCTTGATGCAGTGGTAATTTTCATCCTTGATCCCAGTGAAACCTGTGGCTATGAAATATCCCAGCAGGTAAAATTGCTTGATGATGTACGGAATAATTTTGGATTGCCTGTGCTGGTAGCTGCAAATAAATTGGATCTTTTTGAAAACAATACGGTTAAAGTGGATATTGAAATGTCCACACTCTCCGGTGAAGGAATAGATGAGGCGCTTTCATTGTTACTCGAGCGCCTGGAAGAATAA
- a CDS encoding phosphoribosyl-ATP diphosphatase: MSSISVLEDVYDVIEDRKENAVEGSYVCSLLKHNKGMDKILEKIGEESTEVILAAKNGQKDRIIEESCDLFFHMLVMLSANNITLDEISAEMKGRRH, encoded by the coding sequence ATGAGTTCAATTTCAGTTCTAGAAGATGTATATGATGTTATAGAAGATCGCAAAGAAAACGCAGTTGAGGGTTCTTATGTATGTTCTCTCCTGAAACACAACAAGGGAATGGATAAGATTCTGGAAAAAATAGGCGAAGAGTCCACCGAAGTAATCCTTGCAGCAAAAAATGGACAGAAGGACAGGATTATTGAGGAATCCTGCGATTTGTTTTTCCACATGCTGGTCATGCTTTCAGCCAACAATATTACCCTGGATGAGATATCTGCTGAGATGAAAGGCAGACGGCACTGA